The DNA region CTCGGCTTCGGCTTCCCCGCAGGTCAGGCGGTCAGCCAGGGCTGGGGCGGCAAGTGGTCCCAGTCCGGGACCTCCGTGACCGTCGTGAACGAGAGCTGGAACGGCGCTCTCGGCACGGGTGCGAAGGTGACGGCCGGCTTCATCGCCTCCTGGACGGGCAGCAACCCGGCGCCCACCGCCTTCACGCTCAACGGCGCGCCCTGCGACACGGGCGGAACGACACCCACCCCCACGCCCACCCCGACGCCCACTCCCACCCCCACCGACCCGACGACTCCCCCGACCACCCCGCCGACCACACCACCCACCACTCCGCCCACCCCGGTCACCGGAGCGCCCGAACTCAGCATCTCCGGGAATCAGTTCACCGACCAGAACGGCGCGACCCGCCGGCTCCTCGGGGTGAACCGCTCCGGCGGCGAGTTCATGTGCGTCCAGGGCTACGGCATCTGGGACGGTCCCGTCGACGACGCCTCGATCGCGGCGATCGCCGACTGGAAGGCCAACACCGTCCGCATCCCGCTCAACGAGGAGTGCTGGCTCGGCCTCGACAACATCAAGCCCGAGTACCGCGGGGCGAACTACGTCTCCGCCGTCAAGGGCCTGGTCGACCGGGTGCTCGCCCACGGCCTGACCCCGGTGGTGGAACTCCACTGGACCCACGGCCAGTACACCGGGAACTCGGCCGGCTGCTCCGACGTCCACGCGTCCTGCCAGAAGCCGATGCCGGACGCCCAGTACACCCCGGCGTTCTGGACCTCGGTCGCGAACACCTTCAAGAACGACAAGCGGGTCGTCTTCGACCTGTTCAACGAGCCCTACCCGGACCGGGCGACCTCCACCGCCGCCCAGGCCTGGGCCTGCTGGCGGGACGGCGGCAGCTGCCCCGGCATCGGTTACGAGGTCGCCGGCATGCAGGACCTGGTGGACGCGGTCCGCGCGACCGGGGCGGGGAACCTCGTCCTGGTGCCCGGCATCGCGTACTCCAACGACCTGAGCCAGTGGCTCGAGCACCGCCCCACGGACCCGGCGGGCAATCTGGCCGCCGCCTGGCACGTCTACAACTTCAACACCTGCTCCACCGAGACGTGCTGGAACGACACCCTCGCCCCCGTCGCCGCCCATGTACCTCTGCTCGCGGGCGAGATCGGTGAGAACACCTGCGCCCACGGATTCGTCGACCGCGTCATGAAGTGGTTCGACGACCGCGGCCTGTCCTATTTGGGCTGGACCTGGAACACCTGGAACTGCGGCTCCGGGCCCGCCCTGATCACCTCGTACGACGGCACTCCCACCGCATTCGGCATCGGGCTGCGCGACCACCTGCGCACCCTGAACGGACACTGAAAGGGTCACCCACCCCCATGAGCCGCACGAAGAGCCGCACCGCCCTGTTCGCGGCGCTCGGCCTGATCGCCGCCACCGGCGCGACGGCCACCGCCCTGAGCACCGCCACCGCCGGCGCCGCCGCCGCGGGCTGCAAGGTCGACTACCAGATCGCCAGCCAGTGGAACACCGGCTTCACGGCGAACGTCGTCGTCACCAACCTCGGCGACCCGGTCAACGCCTGGACGCTGGGCTGGAGTTACGGAGGCGACCAGAAGGTCAGCCAGGGCTGGAACGCCGACATCAGCCAGTCCGGCGCCGCCGTGACCGCGAAGAACCTCTCCTACAACGGAACCCTCGCGACCAACGGTTCCACCTCCTTCGGCTTCAACGCCACGTACAGCGGCACCAACGCCGTGCCCGCGACCTTCACGCTCAACGGCGTCGCCTGCACCGACGCGGTGCCACCGACCACCCCGCCGACCACTCCTCCGACGACGCCTCCCACCACCCCGCCCACCACGCCGCCGCCGGCCGGCACCAAGGCCGACAACCCCTACGTCGGCGCGCGGGTGTACGTGAACCCGGAGTGGTCCGCCAACGCGGCGGCCGAGCCGGGCGGCACCCGGGTGTCGAACCAGCCCACCGGAGTGTGGGTGGACCGGATCGCCGCCATCAACGGCGCGAACGGCGGCATGGGCGTGCGCGCGCACCTCGACGAGGCGCTGCGGCAGAAGGGCGACGGCGAGCTGGCCGTCCAGTTCGTCATCTACAACCTGCCCGGCCGGGACTGCGCGGCCCTCGCCTCCAACGGCGAGCTCGGCCCGACGGAGATCGACAAGTACAAGACCCAGTACATCGACCCGATCGCGGCCATCTTCGCCGACCCGAAGTACGCCGGCCTGCGGATCGTCACCACGGTCGAGCTCGACTCGCTGCCCAACCTCGTCACCAATGTGAGCGGTCGCCCGACGGCGACCCCGAACTGCGACGTGATGAAGGCGAACGGCAACTACATCAAGGGGGTCGGCTACGCGCTCAACAAGCTGGGCTCGATCCCCAACGTCTACAACTACCTGGACGCCGGCCACCACGGCTGGCTCGGCTGGGACGACAACTTCGGGCCCTCCGCCGAGCTGTTCAAGACGGCGGCGACCGCCGAGGGCTCGACCCTCGCCAACGTGACGGGCTTCATCGTCAACACCGCCAACTACAGCGCCCTGAAGGAGGACCACTTCACGATCAACGACACCGTGAACGGGACCTCGGTCCGCCAGTCGAAGTGGGTGGACTGGAACCGCTACACCGACGAGCTGTCGTACGCCCAGGCGATGCGCGACAAGCTGGTGTCGATCGGCTTCGACCCGAAGATCGGCATGCTGATCGACACCTCCCGCAACGGCTGGGGCGGCACCGCCCGGCCCACCGGACCGGGCGCGACCACCAGCGTCGACACCTATGTCGACGGCGGCCGTTACGACCGCCGCATCAACCCCGGCAACTGGTGCAACCAGGCGGGTGCGGGCCTCGGTGAACGTCCGAAGGCGGCCCCGGCGGCCGGCATCGACGCGTACGTGTGGATCAAGCCCCCGGGCGAGTCCGACGGGGCGAGCTCGGAGATCCCGAACGACGAGGGCAAGGGCTTCGACCGCATGTGCGACCCGACGTACACCGGCAACCCCCGGAACAACAACAACATGTCGGGCGCCCTGCCGAACGCGCCGCTGTCCGGGAAGTGGTTCTCGGCCCAGTTCCAGGAGCTCATGAAGAACGCGTACCCGGCGCTGTGACGCCCTGACCGACGGACACGGAGGGGGCGCGGGACTTCACCCGCGCCCCCTTCGTGGTACGTTTCGCGTCGCCGTGCGTTACTGCGATGTCGAGGAGGTGAGACCGATCAACACGATGACAGGTCGGGCCTCCCTCCCCCGCATGGCCTAGGGAGCCCGCAGAAGGCATCCCGAAAGGCTTGAGACGCTATGCGCTTCAGCTCCTCCCTCTCTTTCCTCTCCGAGACGTCGGTCGACGGCGTCCGCGAACAGCTCTTCACCCTCGGCGAGATCCCCGGCGTGCTGTGGACGCCGGACGGCGCCGTCGGCACGCGCCCGCTCGTCCTGATGGGACACGGCGGCGGCCAGCACAAGAAGGCGCCCGGCATCCTGGCCCGGGCGCACCGCTTCGTGGCCGAGTGCGGCTTCGCCGTCGTGGCGGTCGACGTGCCCGCCCACGGCGACCGGCCGAAGGTCGAGGAGTACGACCGGCTGGCGGCCGAGAACCAGGCGCGGGTCGCGGCCGGTGCCGAACTGGCGCCGCTGATCGCCGAGTTCCAGGCGATGGTGGCCCGGCAGACCGTGCCGGAATGGCGAGCCGTCCTGGACGCCGTACAGCAGCTCCCCCACGTCGGCGCCGGCCCGGTCGGCTACTGGGGCGTCTCGCTCGGCTGCGGCCTCGGCGTCCCGTTCGTGGCCGCCGAGCCCCGGGTCCGCGCGGCCGTCCTGGGCCTGGGCGGGGCGCTCGCCTCGGCGGAGGCCGCCGCCCGGATCACCGTCCCGGTGGAGTTCCTGGTCCAGTGGGACGACGAGCGGGTGCCGCGGGCCGAGGGCCTGGCACTGTTCGACGCGCTGGGTTCGGCGGAGAAGTCCCTGCACGCCAACCCCGGCCTGCACGGCGAGATCCCGGCGTACGAGCTGGACAGCATGATCCGGTTCTTCGCCCGCCACCTCGGCTGACCGCCGGTCTGATCACTGTGCGGGCGTCCGGCTCACGAGGACGCCCGCACCACCAGCTCCGTCGGCAGCACCTGACGCGCGCCCTCGCCGGCCGCCGGCTCCCCCTCGCCACCACCCTCGCCCTCGTCGGACAGCTCCCGCAGCAGCATCCGCGCCATCGTGCGGCCCATCTCCTCGATGGGCTGGCGCACGCTGGTGAGCGGCGGGTCCATCAGGCGGGCGACGGCGGAGTCGTCGACGCCGACGAGGGCGACGTCCTCGGGTACCCGGCGCCCGGTCTCGCGCAGCACGCCGCGGGCGCCGGCCGCCATGACGTCGGAGGCGGCGAAGACGGCGTCCAGGTCGGGCGCGCGGTCGATCAGGTCGCGCATGGCGCGGCGGCCGCCCTCCTCGGTGAAGTCGCCGGTGGCGACGAGGAGTTCGTCGGAGGCGAGGCCGGCCGCCGCGATGCCCTCGCGGTAGCCGTCGAGCCGGGCCCGGGCCACGTACATGTCGAGCGGGCCGGTGATGGTGGCGATCCGGCGGCGGCCGCGGGCGGCGAGGTGGGCGACGGCGGCGCGGCCGGCTCCGGTGTTGTCGGAGTCGACGTAGGCGGCGGCCTCGTCGGCGGTGCGCCGGCCGTTGAGGACGACGGGCAGGCCGAGTTCGCGGACGCGGTCGGGCAGCGGGTCGTCGGCGTGCACGGAGGCGAGCAGGACGCCGTCCACGCGCCGGGCGGCCAGGTACTGCTCGAAGCGCTGCCGCTCCCGCTCGGTGCGCACCAGGGTGAGCAGCAGCTGCTGGTCGGCCGCGCCGAGTTCGGCGCTGATGCCGCGGATGATGTCGAGGAAGTAGGGCTCGGCGAAGAGCCGTGCCTCGGTCTCCGGGATGACCAGCGCGATGGCGTCGGTTCGGCTGCCGGCGAGAGTGCGGGCGGCCTGGTTGGGCACATAGCCCAGTTCCTCGATGGCCCGGTGGACGGCCTCGCGGGCCTGGTCGCTGACCCTGGGCGAGCCGTTGATGACCCGGGACACGGTGCCCCGGCCGACCCCGGCCCGTACCGCGACCTGTTCCAGCGTGGGCCTGCCACTGTGCCGTCCGCTCACGACTCTCGTACTCCCCTCGTGCGGCCTCGCCCCGTCCCTTGCGGCGATCAGGTCAAGATAGGCCACGATCCCGGCCCCCGTCGCACCCGGCACCGTTCGACAAGCGAAGGCGGCCTTGCGCGATGGGAGCGCTCCCACATTACCCGAACCAGGACAGGGCGCACCGCCGGCGGGCTCGCGTAACGAATCCGCGTTCATGTCTTGACACTGCCGCCCGAGAGGCAGGAACCTTCCGGCAACGACGACGTGGGAGCGCTCCCATCCGGTCGATCGACGACCGGGCGGGTGGAGTCGCGCGCTCCCCGCACACCGGAACTCGGCGCACGACGAGCACCACCTTTGGGACGAGGAGAGTGGAATGCGCACATCCAGCAGCAGACGGGCCCCCGGCCGCGCCCGCCGTACCGCGCTGGCGGCGACGGCGGCCCTGGTCACCGGTACGGCCCTGCTCACCGGCTGCGGGGACGGCGGTGACGACGGGGACTCCGCCGGCGGCGGCACGATCACGCTGCGGGTCGGGACCTTCGGTTCCTTCGGCTACGACAACAAGACCGGCGCCAAGCTGTACGCCGAGTACGAGAAGAGCCACCCGAACATCAAGATCGTCGAGTCGAACGTGGCCGACGGACAGAAGTACTGGGACACCCTCAAGCTGCGCCTCTCCCGCAACAGCGGTCTCGCGGACATCCAGGCCGTCGAGGTGGGCTACATCGCCGAGGCGACCGGCCCCGCGATGGCGGACAAGTGGGTGGACCTGTCCAAGAACGGCGGCGCGAACCTGGGCGCCTTCCTCGACTGGAAGGTGAAGCAGGCGACCACCGCCGACGGCAAGGTGATCGGTCTCGGCACCGACATCGGCCCGATGGCCATCTG from Streptomyces fradiae includes:
- a CDS encoding cellulase family glycosylhydrolase; the encoded protein is MRHPPRLTALLAGAALTAASTALVVTGTASGAATAAAASACTVEYSVTNQWTGGFQGSVSVTNNSTALSSWTLGFGFPAGQAVSQGWGGKWSQSGTSVTVVNESWNGALGTGAKVTAGFIASWTGSNPAPTAFTLNGAPCDTGGTTPTPTPTPTPTPTPTDPTTPPTTPPTTPPTTPPTPVTGAPELSISGNQFTDQNGATRRLLGVNRSGGEFMCVQGYGIWDGPVDDASIAAIADWKANTVRIPLNEECWLGLDNIKPEYRGANYVSAVKGLVDRVLAHGLTPVVELHWTHGQYTGNSAGCSDVHASCQKPMPDAQYTPAFWTSVANTFKNDKRVVFDLFNEPYPDRATSTAAQAWACWRDGGSCPGIGYEVAGMQDLVDAVRATGAGNLVLVPGIAYSNDLSQWLEHRPTDPAGNLAAAWHVYNFNTCSTETCWNDTLAPVAAHVPLLAGEIGENTCAHGFVDRVMKWFDDRGLSYLGWTWNTWNCGSGPALITSYDGTPTAFGIGLRDHLRTLNGH
- a CDS encoding glycoside hydrolase family 6 protein — translated: MSRTKSRTALFAALGLIAATGATATALSTATAGAAAAGCKVDYQIASQWNTGFTANVVVTNLGDPVNAWTLGWSYGGDQKVSQGWNADISQSGAAVTAKNLSYNGTLATNGSTSFGFNATYSGTNAVPATFTLNGVACTDAVPPTTPPTTPPTTPPTTPPTTPPPAGTKADNPYVGARVYVNPEWSANAAAEPGGTRVSNQPTGVWVDRIAAINGANGGMGVRAHLDEALRQKGDGELAVQFVIYNLPGRDCAALASNGELGPTEIDKYKTQYIDPIAAIFADPKYAGLRIVTTVELDSLPNLVTNVSGRPTATPNCDVMKANGNYIKGVGYALNKLGSIPNVYNYLDAGHHGWLGWDDNFGPSAELFKTAATAEGSTLANVTGFIVNTANYSALKEDHFTINDTVNGTSVRQSKWVDWNRYTDELSYAQAMRDKLVSIGFDPKIGMLIDTSRNGWGGTARPTGPGATTSVDTYVDGGRYDRRINPGNWCNQAGAGLGERPKAAPAAGIDAYVWIKPPGESDGASSEIPNDEGKGFDRMCDPTYTGNPRNNNNMSGALPNAPLSGKWFSAQFQELMKNAYPAL
- a CDS encoding dienelactone hydrolase family protein encodes the protein MRFSSSLSFLSETSVDGVREQLFTLGEIPGVLWTPDGAVGTRPLVLMGHGGGQHKKAPGILARAHRFVAECGFAVVAVDVPAHGDRPKVEEYDRLAAENQARVAAGAELAPLIAEFQAMVARQTVPEWRAVLDAVQQLPHVGAGPVGYWGVSLGCGLGVPFVAAEPRVRAAVLGLGGALASAEAAARITVPVEFLVQWDDERVPRAEGLALFDALGSAEKSLHANPGLHGEIPAYELDSMIRFFARHLG
- a CDS encoding LacI family DNA-binding transcriptional regulator, with translation MSGRHSGRPTLEQVAVRAGVGRGTVSRVINGSPRVSDQAREAVHRAIEELGYVPNQAARTLAGSRTDAIALVIPETEARLFAEPYFLDIIRGISAELGAADQQLLLTLVRTERERQRFEQYLAARRVDGVLLASVHADDPLPDRVRELGLPVVLNGRRTADEAAAYVDSDNTGAGRAAVAHLAARGRRRIATITGPLDMYVARARLDGYREGIAAAGLASDELLVATGDFTEEGGRRAMRDLIDRAPDLDAVFAASDVMAAGARGVLRETGRRVPEDVALVGVDDSAVARLMDPPLTSVRQPIEEMGRTMARMLLRELSDEGEGGGEGEPAAGEGARQVLPTELVVRASS